Proteins from one Malania oleifera isolate guangnan ecotype guangnan chromosome 4, ASM2987363v1, whole genome shotgun sequence genomic window:
- the LOC131152947 gene encoding uncharacterized protein LOC131152947 isoform X1, with product MACVQITACCLTFNPMYMSQTRCLPSLPCFSPSHTRHIPRISLRQPTNASSYQLCTPVCLFGGKGKSENDEQASPWKALEKAMGSFKKEESIENVLRQQIEKQEYFDDGGSGGNPPRSGGDDSGGSEDEGMAGIFDELLQVILATIGFIFLYIFIIHGEEITRLAKDYIKYLFGGSKSVRLKRAMFKWRKFFERLMPEVEEDPFWLERAIINTPTWWDSPEKYRRIIRHYLESKPSQ from the exons ATGGCCTGTGTTCAGATCACTGCCTGTTGCCTTACCTTCAATCCGATGTATATGTCTCAAACACGCTGCCTACCTTCTCTGCCATGCTTTTCACCGAGCCACACTAGGCATATCCCCAGAATTTCCTTGAGACAACCCACTAATGCATCATCATACCAGCTGTGTACGCCCGTGTGCTTATTTGGTGGAAAAGGAAAGTCAGAGAATGACGAG CAGGCTTCTCCCTGGAAAGCTCTTGAGAAAGCCATGGGAAGTTTCAAGAAGGAAGAGTCTATAGAGAATGTGTTGCGGCAGCagattgaaaaacaagaatacTTTGATGACGGGGGCAGTGGTGGGAATCCTCCACGTAGTGGTGGGGATGATTCTGGTGGATCAGAGGATGAAGGCATGGCTGGAATCTTTGATGAACTATTGCAAGTGATCTTGGCAACCATTGGCTTTATATTTCTG TACATTTTCATCATCCATGGTGAGGAAATTACAAGGCTTGCAAAGGACTACATCAAGTATCTGTTTGGAGGGAGCAAGAGTGTTCGTTTAAAACGCGCCATGTTCAAGTGGAGAAAGTTCTTTGAGAGGCTAATGCCGGAGGTGGAGGAGGACCCGTTTTGGTTGGAACGGGCGATCATCAATACCCCCACCTGGTGGGACAGCCCTGAGAAATACAGAAGAATCATCAGGCATTACTTGGAATCAAAACCTAGTCAGTAA
- the LOC131152947 gene encoding uncharacterized protein LOC131152947 isoform X2 codes for MACVQITACCLTFNPMYMSQTRCLPSLPCFSPSHTRHIPRISLRQPTNASSYQLCTPVCLFGGKGKSENDEASPWKALEKAMGSFKKEESIENVLRQQIEKQEYFDDGGSGGNPPRSGGDDSGGSEDEGMAGIFDELLQVILATIGFIFLYIFIIHGEEITRLAKDYIKYLFGGSKSVRLKRAMFKWRKFFERLMPEVEEDPFWLERAIINTPTWWDSPEKYRRIIRHYLESKPSQ; via the exons ATGGCCTGTGTTCAGATCACTGCCTGTTGCCTTACCTTCAATCCGATGTATATGTCTCAAACACGCTGCCTACCTTCTCTGCCATGCTTTTCACCGAGCCACACTAGGCATATCCCCAGAATTTCCTTGAGACAACCCACTAATGCATCATCATACCAGCTGTGTACGCCCGTGTGCTTATTTGGTGGAAAAGGAAAGTCAGAGAATGACGAG GCTTCTCCCTGGAAAGCTCTTGAGAAAGCCATGGGAAGTTTCAAGAAGGAAGAGTCTATAGAGAATGTGTTGCGGCAGCagattgaaaaacaagaatacTTTGATGACGGGGGCAGTGGTGGGAATCCTCCACGTAGTGGTGGGGATGATTCTGGTGGATCAGAGGATGAAGGCATGGCTGGAATCTTTGATGAACTATTGCAAGTGATCTTGGCAACCATTGGCTTTATATTTCTG TACATTTTCATCATCCATGGTGAGGAAATTACAAGGCTTGCAAAGGACTACATCAAGTATCTGTTTGGAGGGAGCAAGAGTGTTCGTTTAAAACGCGCCATGTTCAAGTGGAGAAAGTTCTTTGAGAGGCTAATGCCGGAGGTGGAGGAGGACCCGTTTTGGTTGGAACGGGCGATCATCAATACCCCCACCTGGTGGGACAGCCCTGAGAAATACAGAAGAATCATCAGGCATTACTTGGAATCAAAACCTAGTCAGTAA